Genomic window (Primulina eburnea isolate SZY01 chromosome 8, ASM2296580v1, whole genome shotgun sequence):
CAATAATGACAATATAATTCCCGAGTGGTTACCGCTGTACAGTAAAACAAAAAGTTGACATCCATTGATTAAATTAAATTGGTACGCACATAAAAATTACAATTCCCCCACCAAATACAgaagtaaaaataaaatcacaTTAATAGCTAAACCATATCCTCCCAAAACATTCAATCCTAAAATCtaaaattgaaacaaaaatttgtatgcaacggtttcacgggtcatattttgtgatacagatatctatttgggtcattcatgaaaagtattacattttatgttaaaagtattactttttattgtgagtattggtagggttgacttcgtctcacagataaaaatccgttagaccgtctcacaagagatctactttAAAATTGAATGGGCAATGCAATTTTAGtcttgtgagacagatcaattatgctcatatttataataataagtaatattttttgcaTGGAAAATACAGGtgctcaaataagatatccgtctcaaaAATTGGACTCATGAAATCAGCTCACAAAATTTCGTGTTTAGATTAATAACTGATAAGATTTTACTAGAGATTTTAttgtatatataatttaaatttctgttgaatattgaaaatgacGTTTTACTTATTTAATTGACTTTGTAATTATGTATgagattaatatataatataacttgaaaattttaaattcgagACGAACGGcttcaaatgttttttttttatatcattgTATTTTCGTGGGTGTAGACTACTATATTTCTTTCTGGACTAGAGTCGGACCTGCGTATTTACCAAAATATCCTCAATGACATTTTCTTTTAATCCATCTAACCGAAAAATTCCAAATTTATTTCAGGACCCGCATATTTACCAAATACccttgaattttttattttttttaaaagcaaaaatttgtgtaagacgatctcacatatCGTATTTATGTGAACAAGTCtcttatttggttcatccatgaaaaaatactattttttatgttaagagtattatttttataatgaatatcggtagggttgacccgtctcatagataaagattcgagaGACCATCACACAAGATACCTACTAAAAAAACCGATATAACTCATCTGAATAAAAATCCAAATTTGATTCGATGCAACAAACATCTCCGTGGATcttccaaaaaaaataaataataatagataCATTGTGAGATGGTTTTCATAGttttttatctgtgaaacgagtCAAATCTatccatatttataataataagcaATACTTTTGTCGTGAAAAGTACACAAAAACTCACGTGTGATCTTCTTACGtatcaattttgtgatatatattctatttggtcagtcatgaaaatatttcttttttatataaaaaaatatcactttTGATTATAAATATGAGCAGAGTTAACCCGTTTAAtgaataaagatccgtgagactgtcttacAATAAACATGTTCTAAAAAAACACTTTTCATAGTGATTCAAATAGGAGATTCGTTTTTTGTGACTCGTGGGAATGTGTCACAAAAGTTTTTGTGAATAAATAAAtcacaaaaactcttgtgaaatgaatatattttatatctgaGTTATACActaaaatgtattattttttatattataattattatttttattttattttattataagtaTAAATATAATTGATTTTTATCACGAAAAATAATGTGTGAGATTTAAATTATAACCTCAATTTTTTAAAGCAATATAACTTTGAATTGATGTGGGATCCAAGTCCGCAAAACTGTTAGTTGATGGATGCCCTCCATGACATGAGGGAGAACCTGTCGCCCGATAAATTGTTGAAAATGATAGATTGGTAAAGTCAGTATAAGACCGTGGAATCTGGTAATCTCCCTTCCCTCACTCGTGCTTCAAGTCCCTTCCCTGCAAAGTGTTCTGCAATCACCACACATATACTTACAGAGGCAAGGAATAAAGTGGAGGGAATAGAACCTGAGAGAAGGAGGCAGCTTTTCTTTTTTTGGGCTCCTAAAACTAAATCTTTTTTACGTTTCTTGACCGAGAATATCATCaaattctgagagaattttGGGTTTCAGGTTTATAGAAAACTTATTTCTCATGTGGGAATATCTTGAAGAATTTTTGGTTTAGACGGATATTTTGAAATGCACGTGAAGAATAGAGGGGGAGAGCAGGTTTCGAGAAGTGTTGTGTCCAACAAATGGACGTTTTTTCTCTGTATTGGCTGTTTCTTTGCAGGAATGCTGTTTACCAATAGGTAAAAAGATTGCTGCTtttgtttcttttgaatttGTATTTGTATtggtttgttttttttatttgattcatTTACCTATTTGCTTTTGTACACTCGGttgcttttaattttttttcccctTTTCAGTGGTTTTTAAAACTGAGTATTTGTgtatcaaaaaaaaaagaagctgGGTATTTGTTTGTTTGCATAAACATTGATGATTTTAGAAAATCGAATGTCTTTTTTCGGCTGAGATCCAAATTCTCGTGGTTTTCAGATTTATGAGTGAATTTGTTCTGTTTTCCTCGCTTTAGAGGTAAATGCTAGTATGCAgttattctttttaaaaaagttatatatataattcttcTGGAAAATACACTAATTTCTGTCATAAATCTAAATCTTGAATTGTGCTGATTCATGTTTCAAGTAGTTTTAACTTGGATTTCCTCTATCTGGCTCTTCTAAGGAAGCTGCTTAAATTTGGTTGGTTGTTGGTGATGGAGATGTAGATCTTAGTCAAATTTCCTGGTATTGTATAAATTAAACATGGAGCTTGAAAATATTAATCATGATATTTGGTAGCAGAATATTGACCGAGCCCGAATCAGAAGGCTTAGGAAGAACAACTGCATCAGAAGCCGAAAGATTGAAATTGGTATCTGAAGGCTGTGACCCAAAATTTGTGAGTCTTCTAACTTTTCCATAGTAGATAGATACATTTAGCAAGTCTTGAAATATATTTGAGAATGATCTTTGGACTCGATTCCTCTGCAGACAAAGGATATCAAGAGGGAACCAAAGGAAATCTTTTGGGACGTAACGAAGAATCAACAAGCTATACAGTGAGCTCGTGTTGTTTTTTTTAGCAAAAAAAAGTCTTCGGAGTAACTGTATTGTGGGTTTGACTAAAAGATGCTGCATTTGAAATAGGACGTTGGACCAGACCATTTCCAATCTTGAGATGGAGTTAGCCGCGGCAAAGGAAGCACAGGAGTCGATCTTGAGTGTCTCCCCTGTATCAGAAGCTGCAGCACAAACTGTTCCTTCTGGCAAACGAAAGTGTTTCATGGTTATTGGAATAAATACTGCATTTAGCAGTCGAAAAAGGAGAGATTCAGTTCGTTCTACATGGCTGCCACGAGGTTCATTCATGGATCTATTAATCCAGAATCATATTAATCCAGCTTATGAAAACAAATTCTATCCTCCTCTGTAGTGCATCTATCTACAATCATTACCCCTTTAACCATAAAATATACATTTAGATGAATATGAAATACTTCCTAAAACTAAAATCATGGAAAAAACAGGTGAAAAACGAAGCAAGTTGGAATCAGAGAAAGGGATCGTCGTTCGCTTTGTCATCGGTCATAGGTGGGACTCAAACTAATCTTCTAAAGCAACCAATGTATGCTTGTATTCTACTTTTGCATCATGTTTTCAAATATGATTcttttgacataaaattttCTATTGGCCAGTGCAACTATAGGAGGCATATTGGATCGAGCCGTTGAAGCAGAAGATAAAAAGCATGGAGACATCTTGAGACTGGTAACATATTATATTTCGTTAGTTTGCTTTTCGTTTCCTAGGCCTTCTTTAGCAAGAGGCTGCAACAACAAGTGTGCTATTTACTTGTGATCAGGACCATGTCGAGGGTTATCTCGAGTTGTCTGCTAAGACCAAGGCTTATTTTTCAACCGCATTTGCTTTATGGGATGCCGAGTACTACGTCAAAGTTGACGACGATGTCCATGTTAATATAGGTAAAACAGACTTCCTCCTTTTCTTTTTGCTTATGCTAATCATCGAAACGAACAATTATAAACTTAAATTGCTCGAAATCTACGTTTTAGTGAGGAAATGTTAGAATATTGCCCTGTAAAAAAAAGTGATGATAAGGGGTAGATACTGTTCGATAAATGAAGAAGATGAGTAGTGAACGAACTTTGAAAATGTGCCAAGAAACGACTTGTCCCACATTAGGAAATGTGCCAAATAAGGTCCTCTTTATTAACTTCAATTTTGAGCTAAAAGTTTGGACCTCAAGGGCACCAGAAATTTTTAGAAGGGAGAAGCACTGATAGGCCGGCTCGGCTCGGTGCATTGTGGTCTTTGACCGATATCAATCTTTTTGGACCAAATTTATTTGGAAAGTAGTACCAGCGACTAGGCGTGTGGGTGCGTGAGTTTCACTGGTTTTGAATGCGCAGCACAGAACCATGCGCGCTGCTGCGCGTATTGTCGCGCGGGTGCGCTCGTTCCACTGATTCTGAACGTACCAAACAGTGTGCGCGTCCCTTGGCTAAGGTTGCATATGCTTTAGGCTGCTGTCCGCACCAAACAATGTGTTCCTTGACGAGTCACATAGAGTTGTGACTCCTCTACACATCTGGTCCGTAAAGGCGTGTCTCTTCTACGCATCCAATGATCAATTATAAATAATCCCTCTCATATATCGTTAATTTTCTTCTTGCCATCTCGCTGCATATTATATTTCTTGTACTTGAAAGTTATTTCGTATTTTTGTTCGCTGCTTTTGAAAGCTCTCGATTCAAAGTCGTTATATCTTAGAGATGATTGTCTGCAACGTATAACACTTTGATACCATAATTTCGTCTTATGGACAAAAGAACATCCTTGCCTCGACTTGCTGTTAATGCACTTTGATCAGAACTGAGAGAAAGATCAATGACAAATACAACTCGGTTAACATtgtattttcaatatttatttcGCTGTCTTCTGAGCACAATTTCTTGTGCTTATCCACTCTTGACAGATTGGATCTCCAGAATCATTGCTGAGTTCTTTATTATCCTGTTTTCCTGCAGCAACTCTCGGGGGAATATTAGCAAGACACCGAAAAAAACCAAGGGCGTACATAGGATGTATGAAGTCCGGTCCCGTCCTTGCTCAGAGGTATGCCAGCTAAACCTCTCAAACTTTCCCATTCAATCTACTTAGCTTTTCATCAGGTGTTTTTTTTCTCGAATCACATGGCGCAGGGGAGTAAGATACCATGAACCCGAGTACTGGAAATTTGGGGAGACGGGAAACAAGTATTTCCGTCATGCCACGGGACAATTGTACgccatttcaaaagatttggcTTCTTACATTTCGGTAAACCAGTTAAGTTCCATTTCTTGCTTGAAACTAAGATTTAAATAACAGGTGATGTATCTAAATCTTGGTGATGCatgtgatgttaaattctccaATTATTGCAGGCATGTTTTGCACAAGTATGCTAATGAGGATGTGTCTCTGGGATCTTGGTTCATTGGACTTGACGTTCATCATATCGATGATCGTAGATTTTGTTGCGGAACCGCACCTGGTAAAAGACCTTCTTCTAAACTGTCCACGTGACCAAAATTACGCATTCGCTGCTTTTTCTTGATTATAAGAGTTATCAGGCCTTGCCTGTGGTTGGTTATCCACAGTTGCCTGAAAAATctatcgtgtttatttgtgcaATCCAATAAATACTTCAATACTATTTTTTTGGAGATGTTCACGTTCTCTGCCAACCTGGAATGTCTCTGCAGATTGTGAATGGAAAGCACAGGCAGGAAACCTCTGTGCTGCCTCGTTTGATTGGAGCTGCAGCGGGATATGCAGATCTGTCGATAGGATAAGGGATGTCCACAGAAAGTGTGGAGAAGGAGAGGATGCTATTTGGAAAGCTGTCTTCTGATTCTGCCGATCATCAGCACTTCCCAAGTCAGCAAGAACACAAGATTCCAGCTACTTTCTCCAGTTTTCTTGTATATGATTACACAGAGACGTATACTCGAAAGAGTCGTCTTCCAATGCTTCTCCATTTTAGTAGAGAAGTTCATTCCAACTCCAAATACAGTCTAGGACGCAGTCCATCAGCTCATTCCATGAGGTTGATCCTTTTTTCACTCTTTCGGGCGCAAACTTCTAAGTGAAAAGTTGAGTTATTATGAAAAGTTATTTTTAGATATTTTTGTGATGTCTGCTGTTGTTCACGTCATTAGCTCACCATGGCCGCAAAAACCCgaccatatatatatgtatgtatgtataggTTTGAGCCTGTAATTACAATGTTTATGATCTTTTTCTGgaagatatgtatatatgtacgTGCATCAGGTACATATAAGTTTTCAAATTTTGCTA
Coding sequences:
- the LOC140838445 gene encoding probable beta-1,3-galactosyltransferase 2, with product MHVKNRGGEQVSRSVVSNKWTFFLCIGCFFAGMLFTNRILTEPESEGLGRTTASEAERLKLVSEGCDPKFTKDIKREPKEIFWDVTKNQQAIQTLDQTISNLEMELAAAKEAQESILSVSPVSEAAAQTVPSGKRKCFMVIGINTAFSSRKRRDSVRSTWLPRGEKRSKLESEKGIVVRFVIGHSATIGGILDRAVEAEDKKHGDILRLDHVEGYLELSAKTKAYFSTAFALWDAEYYVKVDDDVHVNIATLGGILARHRKKPRAYIGCMKSGPVLAQRGVRYHEPEYWKFGETGNKYFRHATGQLYAISKDLASYISVNQHVLHKYANEDVSLGSWFIGLDVHHIDDRRFCCGTAPDCEWKAQAGNLCAASFDWSCSGICRSVDRIRDVHRKCGEGEDAIWKAVF